The genomic region GCTCACTGAGACGATGCAGGTGGACCTGACCCGTTACTGTTAACACAGGGCTCTTAGGATGTATGGTGCCCCTTATggtgtttttttctaattaaatgttGCCTGTGTTGTGTATGTTTGAGGTTTTATTTACAAGGGAAACACTGGATACACTTATGTCTGTGTGTGGTGGTAGGTTTGAGCTCTGGAGGACGCTGCCGTTCTGGGCTAGAATCTGAAGTCATTGGGATGACTGTCCTCTGTAACACTCTTCTCTTGTTTTGCAGACCATTGCTGCTGCAGTACATGATTACCGTAGTCAGTGTTTCTTTTTGCCCAATCCCCAAAAGGAAACCAGGCAGCGGCATGGAAGGAAAGAATCAAACAGTTCTGTCTGAATTCATCATTTTGGGATTCTCTGATCTAACTGATTTACAATTTTTACTTTTCACCATCTTCTTTCTGACCTATATCTGTACTTTGGGAGGAAATATCTTCATTATCCTGGTGACTGTGGCTGATCCACATCTACACACCCCCATGTATCATTTTCTGAGGAATTTGGCCTTTCTTGACATCTGCTACACCACCACCAACATCCCCCAGATGATGGTGCATCTCCTGTCAGCGAAGAAGAGCATTTCCTATTTGGGTTGCATGGCACagctttttgcatttattttctttgtgggatCAGAGTGTCTCCTCCTGGCAGCCATGGCATATGACCGTTACATTGCAATCTGCAAACCTCTACGGTACTCAGTGATTATGAACAGGGCCCAGTATGGCCGCTTAGCCGCCTCGTGTTGGACTGGGGGTTTCCTCAACTCAGTGGTGCACACAGCACTGACCTTCCACCTGCCCTTCTGTGGCAACAACCAGATTCAGTATTTCTTCTGTGACATCCCCCCTTTGCTGCTGTTGTCTTGTGGGGACACTTCTGTCAATGAGTTGGCATTGCTGTCCATTGGGGTCTTCATCGGGTGGGCTCCTTTCTTGGGTATCATCCTCTCCTACCTCTATATTATCTCTACCATCTTGAGGATCCGCTCCTCAGAGGGGAGGCAAAAGGCATTTGCCACTTGTGCCTCGCACCTGGTCATTGTCCTTCTGTACTACGGCAGCGCCATCTTCACATACGTGCGGCCCATCTCAACATACTCACTGGAGAAAGACAGACTAATCTCTGTGTTATACAGTGTCATTACCCCCATGCTGAACCCTGTAATTTACACACTGAGGAATAAGGACATCAAAGGGGCCGTGAAGGTGTTGGGGAGAAGGTGGAAGCCACCCGTCCCATCTTTTGAGATGTAACTTTCACTCACCTGTAACCAATATTCTTGTATCAGATAATTAGCTTTTCCCAGCAGCTGTCTGTACTGAAACTCAACGTACAAGTTCACTGCAGCCTGGGGACAGAGGGTGACCAGCTGACACAATGAAGCCTTAGTGACCGTATTCTTGAGCTTCAGCTAGTCCTGTGCGAGAGACATGGATGTTGCTCTTTTTAGATCTTTTCTTCTTCGCGAGACTGTCCATTCCCAAATCCTTCATCCTAAAGACGATGCCACTCTTTCACGCAATATGTGCTTGGTGGACATCACGTCCTggtacttccttcctttttgtacGACCTCTTACATGTTGAAGAATGTGAAACGCTTTCTCCTAATGTTCCTATGTGTTCGTTATATTTCTCTTCCTATTACTTAAGTCATGCTTTTGGCTCTTCTTTCTGTATTAGGTTCTTCTTAAGAAAGCGTTGTAACCAGAACTGAGTTCACATTACAGCGGTTTTGACAGTGCTGTGTGAGCCACCAGCTGCATGGGTCCGTGACCATTCATTTTCATGCTGGAAAGAAGATAGTCATGGTTTCTCAATTCCAGTTTATATTCCTTACTCTGTCCCAGAAGTGGGATATGCTAAAGgaatttttctagaaataagCCCCCACGGCAGTTCGCTATATTGTAAGGTACTTTGAATTCAGGAAATCTTTATCTAAAGTTTAGAACACAGAATCAGAGAAAAGTATACAGAAAGGTAACTGCAGATTTTGGGGGGAATAGAAACTCTTTGCTGCATAGTAGCTATAGTTAGACAAGAGAGTAGAAATTACATGTGTTAAAAGTGAAGGTACtaactttctgctttttctgtgttATCACCATGTAGGGGACAGACATGAAGGCAGACACGTGGACAGGCAAAATGGTGCaggaaagaaatacaggaaagggagaaaaaatgaCAGATAAGGACAGAGGCTTGGAGGTGAGGAGAAGAAGCCGCTTGCAACGTAGGGAGTAGGGGGCTGGCAGGTGGGGAGAAGAGGCTCAGTGGAGGGGCCACCATCCCTCACCTTTCTCCTGCTCCTATGAGTGGCTCACGCCTCTAGCCAGTGTCCTGATTCCCCATCTGTGTCCTGTCTGGTGTTGGCGGAGTGCCTGCGCTGGCCACCTATCCCTGCGCACCTGTCCTACCGTGCCTCTGTGCAGACCCCCTGTCTTCATCTGACAACTGTCTGCAGCCTGTGTGTTCGGTGTTCTAGCAACTGCCTTCTTACAAACTTATCTCCTTTAGAAACTCTGAAtaacccttccccactcagggcTCAGGATTCATATTCCCAGTTATTTCATCCAATTCCTCATCTACGGCttgctttccattttcctttatagtgtcttttaaaaagcaaagatgtttacttttgatgaattccaattggtcatcatatttttctttccttgactgtTAGTTCTTTGGGTTTTTGTACTCTAAGACATCTTCACCCACCACAGAACCACAAAGTACTTTCCtgtagcttttatatttaggtctatgatccaacTCAAATTAATTGTTGATGTAATGTTGAgggttattatttttgttctgaaaACATACCTGTGTTTTGTTGCGTTATTGCCACACACCTTGCAGAAAAGACTACCATTTCCACCTTGCATTATCTTGACACCTTGGTAAAAGTTAATCGGGCAAATATATCTTGTTCTATGTGGATGCTTTATATTGTTCTATTTAAGCTTAGCCAGCCAAAGACCACCAGGTGTAACCTGTAGTCTGACAAAAATCAGATTTACTGATTTGCAGTGAGGGAGGGCCCTCCAGAGCAACCAGTATGCATCACACTTGACCACAGAAAGGAAGCAAGTGTCATTGGTAAGGTGTGGTTCCCATCTGAAGAAATCTGAGCAGGGTCTACGGGAGGCGGGGGTGATTTCTAAGTGGGGTGTGCTGTGGAGAAGGGCTTGAGAGAAGCAGGAATTTACAAGAGGCTTGGTGCTCTCCTGTGGCCAGGCCTGTTTAGCAGTTAGGTGCCCCAGCCAGAGATGGTGTAGTAAATCTGGGTGCTCCTGAGAAGAAAGCAGCCGTCCCCTGAAATGCTCCTGTATGCCCTGCTGACTTTGCAGGTGGCGTATCCATGTCTGCCCTTCGGCATGAATAATTGCAAGGCTGCTTTCTCCTTCATCATTTCAAGCtgattttcactctttctctcccacacAAGTTCTTCTATTTTTGGTCCCATGATCTATTCATCTACTGACCCCACATAGTCAGGTCAGGCTTACTGTAGCTCTGTAGTTAGTCTTGAGGTAGGTGTTTAAATActccaatttgttctttttcaagaatgtttgGGTCATTCCAAGTATCTTTGTATTtacaaatcaattttaaaaccaatttatcaatttctacTCAAAAGCCTGCTGGAGTTTTATAAGCATTGAAagtatagatcaatttggagagacTTTATATAGAGCAGTGTTTCCTGATCTTTTGAAATTATCCCCCTAAGGAGGCTTTACCCTATTCCCCCCTAATCATCCCATCCCCATGACATTTTCATATCTCAGATATACTGTGTAGTTGTTCATGGACTGTGGCCTTTGGAGGGACATGAGTCATTGTGACATCTAAGAATTTTTTTGTAGCCCAAGAGCCAATGTCTACCCCCTTGGGATCCACGTCATCCCAGTTTAGGTTACGTGATGCACATTAGCATGTtttatctctccatttacttgtgctttttaaattcttcagcACTGATTTCTAGTCTTCAGTGTGGAGATGCTTCCATGTCGTTTTGGTGAAattcattccaaaatattttatggtttgtgtttATGCTCTTGCTTCTGgttctcttctttaaatttgaTTTCGCAGCTGTTTGttgctggtgtatagaaatacaggaACACAAATGATTTTGTGTAATAATATTATCTACTGAAagcttgttaatttttctttttttccccagtaacgTATTTTAATGAACTAATTTTGTATTAGTCTCAAGCACATACATTTAAAAGATAacaatacaggggtgcctgggtggctcagtcagttaagtgtctgactttggctcaggtcatgatctggcggtttgtgggttcgagccccacctcaggctctgtgctgtcagtgaggagcctgcttgggattctctctctcctcttttcccccctctcccacttgaactctgtgtctgtttctcaaaaaatgagtaaaaaaaaaaagttaaaaaaataaaacaatacaagtATGCAAAATATGTTATTTAGTTGGTCAGGGGTTTAGGCTCTTTGCCTAACCAAGTTCACAACTTCCCGGAAGTGAGCCCATAGTCTACTCCTTTACCTACAGCATAGGGTGTGGGGTCTGGAAGAAGGGAATCAATGCATTTGTGTCTTATCTCACCAAACCTCGAGTTTTAAGATGAGAACATCTTATTTTCtggttagatttaaaaaaaaaacacctctccaactcttagaaatagaaaatgtgtgcCTTTCTGCATACAATTAAGAAATGCCACAGTTCCTGGCATCCATCAGTTAACGCATCTAACGTGAGGGTGCGTGTAGCTCTTTTCACTTGTCCTTCTTGTGAAGATTCACCAACATCAGAATTTTCAGGCTATCAATGGAAGTCTTATCTCTCAAAGACATCAGTTCCAAATACAGTTTGTCTGTATGACCTAAGCAACTTTCTTTGGGTGTCctcttgttaatttttcttactagtgtctgcctttcttccttttcctcttccttccttccttctttccttccttccttccttccttccttccttccttctttacttccttcttccttccttcctttccttcttgtcttgtctttttatttcttgttagcaacatacagtgcagtatggcttcaggaatagagtccagtgatccatcacttacatgcaacagcTAGTTCTCATCtgaacaggtgccctccttaatgtccattcCCCAtctagcccctcccccacacaccttcttccatcaaccttcagttttttctctgttaagagcctcttgtggtttatttcccttctcatttctcttccccctctccatatcttctgttttgtttcttaaattccacatatgagtgaaattgtatggtatttgtcttcttcttATTGAGTTACCTCACAGCATATTTCaagtaggttttgttttgttttggtagatTCCAAAGGCATTTTTATGGCAACATTAtgtttcaaatataaagaaagttttacttcttccttttcaacctttttttttcttttttgcactaAGACCGtcagtaaaatgttgaatagaaatggtaagAGCTGACATCTTTTGcttctgatattttattatttatatttctaatttctatcttccctttagttttctttgtcaATATTGCTAGAGgcctattattttaattattttttaaagaactagcaTTTGGTTACATTGATTTTTCtatcttgcttttctcttttcaatttcattgattactatactttcttattttcattcatcTACATGATTTGGGTtcctttcctattctttttccattttcttaaggttgaagtttaaattattaatttgagaacttccttattttctaataGAAGCATTTAAGCACAACCTGAGCTACATTTCACACATCTTACAATTACATTTCGATTTTGATCTGATTCAAGTATTCATTGATTTCCCTTGAGACTTTCTCTTTGATCAAGAGAATTCTTTAAACTTTGTAGAAGAAAGATAACCTACTATGTTTACTATTGCTGTTCCCTTCCTTCACTCCTGATTTTACAAATTTCCTCtggtattatttcccttctgtctgAATAACTTCCTTTAGTAAGTCTTTCAGTGACGTTCTTGTGGATATCACCCCTTTGGGTTTTCACTCATCTGAGAATATTTTTATCTGACATCATTCCTTAAGGAAAAGCACTGTACAATCATTCCACTTTCTTCTGGTCTTCattgtttctaactttttttttaagtttatttttttgagagagagggaaagcaagtggaggaaaggcagagagagagggagacacaaaatctgaagaagTCTGTAGGctctggtcagcacagagcctgacaccaggcttgaactcatgaactatgagattatgacctgacctgaagtcagacacttaaccaacagagccacccaggtacccctggccTTCATAGTTTCTATTGAGTAATCTGCAGTTATTCAAATCACTAGTCTATAGTTGATCGTTTGTTTTTGTCTGGCTGTTTATAGTATCTCctctttaattttcattattatttctggTTGTAGATTGTTTTGGGAGCATTAATCTTGTTTAGAGCTgtctcagcttcttgaatctgtagaaTCATATCTTTTACCAAACTTAGgaagtttttcattattatttattccaatatatttttttcaatatcacacattttttttccttcctaccaGGACTCTGGTGACAGAAATGCCACCTTTTGTTATTGTCTCACAGATTTCCAATACTCTGTTAATTTTTTCCtagtattttctgtcttttcctcatgTTGGATCATTTTTGCTGACCCAAATTTAAGTTTATTCCCTCTGTTTTTTCATCTCCATTCTG from Panthera uncia isolate 11264 chromosome B2 unlocalized genomic scaffold, Puncia_PCG_1.0 HiC_scaffold_25, whole genome shotgun sequence harbors:
- the LOC125939501 gene encoding olfactory receptor 5V1-like; this encodes MTVLCNTLLLFCRPLLLQYMITVVSVSFCPIPKRKPGSGMEGKNQTVLSEFIILGFSDLTDLQFLLFTIFFLTYICTLGGNIFIILVTVADPHLHTPMYHFLRNLAFLDICYTTTNIPQMMVHLLSAKKSISYLGCMAQLFAFIFFVGSECLLLAAMAYDRYIAICKPLRYSVIMNRAQYGRLAASCWTGGFLNSVVHTALTFHLPFCGNNQIQYFFCDIPPLLLLSCGDTSVNELALLSIGVFIGWAPFLGIILSYLYIISTILRIRSSEGRQKAFATCASHLVIVLLYYGSAIFTYVRPISTYSLEKDRLISVLYSVITPMLNPVIYTLRNKDIKGAVKVLGRRWKPPVPSFEM